A genome region from Acinetobacter lwoffii includes the following:
- the rutG gene encoding pyrimidine utilization transport protein G, translating to MQEKESWFPKFKPYQGNIDTTPVQTDEYLPAGKSIILGLQHVFAMFGATVLAPLLMGFDPNLTIFITGIGTILFFLITGGRLPSYLGSSFAFIGAVVAVTGYSGVGANPNIALALGGTIACGIVYALIGLLVMKTGTAWIEKLMPPVVTGVIVMIIGLNLAPVAIKSVSANQFDSWMALVTIICISVIAVFTRGMVRRLLLLLGLLSSYLIYFLFTNVMGFGPAIDFSKVSEAAWFGLPNFQSPVFEMNAMLMIAPVAIILVAENLGHFKAVSAMTGKNLSPYMGRGFFADGVCTSLSASVGGTGMTTYAENIGVMAVTKVYATTVFIFAGIFAILLGLSPKFGAVISTIPVALLGGASIVVFGLITVAGAKIWVDNHVDFTKNSTLIIGAVCLIMGTGNYSLQIGGFDLGGIGTATLAAILLNLFLNRGEDKELPEPASTATEVEVKPVA from the coding sequence ATGCAAGAAAAAGAATCGTGGTTTCCAAAATTTAAGCCTTACCAAGGCAATATCGATACAACACCAGTTCAAACAGATGAATATCTGCCTGCTGGAAAAAGTATTATTCTCGGGTTGCAGCATGTGTTTGCCATGTTTGGCGCAACCGTGCTGGCACCCTTATTAATGGGGTTTGATCCCAATCTCACGATTTTCATTACTGGGATTGGGACCATTTTATTTTTCCTGATCACGGGCGGTCGATTGCCAAGTTATCTGGGATCCAGTTTTGCCTTCATTGGCGCCGTGGTGGCAGTGACCGGCTATTCAGGAGTAGGCGCGAATCCCAATATTGCGCTTGCACTTGGCGGAACCATTGCCTGCGGTATTGTTTATGCCTTGATTGGTTTGCTGGTCATGAAAACCGGTACCGCATGGATTGAAAAGCTGATGCCACCCGTGGTCACGGGCGTCATCGTGATGATTATCGGCCTAAATCTGGCACCTGTCGCGATCAAAAGTGTTTCAGCCAACCAGTTTGACTCTTGGATGGCGCTAGTCACCATTATCTGTATCAGTGTGATTGCTGTCTTTACCCGAGGAATGGTACGCCGTTTACTGCTGTTATTAGGCCTACTGTCTTCCTACCTGATTTATTTCCTCTTCACTAATGTGATGGGCTTCGGACCTGCGATTGATTTCAGCAAAGTCAGTGAAGCAGCATGGTTTGGTCTGCCAAATTTCCAGAGTCCAGTCTTTGAAATGAATGCGATGCTGATGATTGCACCAGTGGCCATTATTCTGGTTGCGGAAAATCTGGGACACTTTAAAGCGGTATCCGCGATGACTGGTAAAAATCTGTCGCCGTATATGGGACGCGGTTTCTTTGCAGATGGGGTTTGTACTTCATTATCCGCTTCTGTCGGCGGTACCGGGATGACGACTTATGCTGAAAATATCGGTGTGATGGCAGTCACCAAAGTGTATGCAACCACCGTGTTTATCTTTGCCGGGATCTTCGCTATTTTGCTGGGCCTTTCACCTAAATTTGGCGCGGTGATCAGTACCATTCCAGTAGCTTTATTGGGTGGCGCATCGATTGTGGTCTTCGGGTTGATTACCGTGGCGGGTGCCAAAATCTGGGTGGATAACCATGTTGATTTTACCAAGAACAGTACCCTGATTATTGGGGCGGTGTGTCTGATTATGGGGACAGGTAATTATAGCTTGCAGATTGGTGGTTTCGATTTGGGTGGTATCGGTACTGCGACTTTGGCTGCGATTTTGTTGAACCTGTTCCTAAATCGTGGTGAAGATAAAGAATTGCCTGAACCTGCATCGACCGCAACAGAAGTTGAGGTTAAGCCAGTCGCTTAA
- the rutF gene encoding NADH-dependent FMN reductase RutF: MNAKLSKIITEAVAENNASNKVLKTETAAEVLPQVDQQIFRQGMSNLGAAVNVITTQGEAGQAGFTASAVCSVTDTPPTLLVCLNRSASVYETFKKNQVLCVNTLVSHQQHLSNLFGGKTPMAERFSQGNWKTLVTQSPVLEDALVSFDCEVVQCLSVGSHDVLFCEVKAMCQRQGNALMYFNRSYCEPHKMC; the protein is encoded by the coding sequence ATGAATGCCAAATTGTCTAAAATCATCACGGAAGCGGTTGCAGAGAATAATGCATCAAATAAGGTTTTAAAGACTGAAACCGCAGCTGAAGTATTGCCCCAGGTCGATCAGCAGATTTTCCGTCAGGGCATGTCCAATCTGGGGGCTGCAGTCAATGTCATTACCACGCAAGGTGAGGCAGGACAGGCAGGATTTACTGCCTCAGCTGTATGTAGCGTGACGGATACACCACCAACGTTGCTGGTGTGTCTGAACCGTTCTGCTTCAGTTTATGAAACCTTTAAAAAGAATCAGGTGTTGTGTGTGAATACCTTGGTATCACATCAACAACATCTATCCAATCTGTTTGGTGGAAAAACACCAATGGCAGAGCGTTTCAGTCAGGGGAACTGGAAAACTTTGGTGACCCAGTCACCTGTACTTGAGGATGCCTTGGTCAGTTTTGACTGCGAGGTGGTCCAATGTTTATCCGTAGGCAGTCATGACGTGCTGTTCTGTGAAGTGAAAGCCATGTGCCAGCGTCAAGGCAATGCGCTGATGTACTTCAACCGTTCTTACTGTGAGCCACACAAAATGTGCTAA
- the rutC gene encoding pyrimidine utilization protein C: protein MPKEVIIPAGTSKPLAPFVPATKADNIVYVSGTLAFDENNNVVHVGDAAAQTRHILETIKRVIEEAGGSMDDVTFNHVFVKDWADYAAINAVYAEYFPGDKPARYCVQTGLVKPDALVEIASIAHV, encoded by the coding sequence ATGCCTAAAGAAGTCATTATTCCAGCAGGAACTTCAAAACCGTTAGCGCCATTTGTACCGGCAACCAAGGCAGACAATATTGTGTATGTATCCGGTACATTGGCCTTTGATGAAAATAATAATGTGGTGCATGTCGGTGATGCCGCAGCACAGACCCGTCATATTCTGGAAACCATCAAGCGTGTGATTGAAGAAGCAGGCGGCAGTATGGATGACGTGACCTTTAACCATGTCTTTGTCAAAGACTGGGCAGATTATGCTGCGATTAATGCAGTTTATGCAGAATATTTCCCGGGAGATAAACCGGCACGTTATTGCGTACAGACAGGTTTGGTCAAACCTGATGCGCTGGTCGAAATTGCTTCGATTGCCCATGTATAA
- the rutB gene encoding pyrimidine utilization protein B has product MSESVVRAGFTEKIGTGKTLKAEPEAICLAPEQTALIVIDMQNAYTSQGGYLDLAGFDVSKTKPVVENIKKAVDAAHAAGIQVIYFKNGWDAEYKEAGGTDSPNFHKSNALKTMRKRPELQGQLLAKGGWDFELIDELQPLPQDLVIEKPRYSGFFNTALDSMLSVRGIRNLIFVGIATNVCVESTLRDGFFLEYFGVALADACHQAGPVEAHEASLYNIKTFFGWVSDTANFVETFQKESESLKETKLAESA; this is encoded by the coding sequence ATGAGTGAATCAGTGGTAAGGGCCGGTTTCACAGAAAAAATCGGCACTGGAAAAACGCTTAAAGCTGAACCTGAAGCAATCTGCCTTGCACCAGAACAGACTGCCCTGATTGTGATTGACATGCAGAATGCCTATACCTCGCAGGGCGGCTATCTGGATCTGGCGGGTTTTGATGTCTCAAAGACCAAACCCGTAGTCGAAAACATTAAAAAGGCAGTCGATGCTGCGCATGCGGCCGGTATTCAGGTTATCTATTTTAAAAATGGCTGGGATGCGGAATATAAGGAAGCAGGTGGTACGGATTCTCCAAATTTCCATAAATCCAATGCCTTAAAGACCATGCGCAAACGTCCCGAATTACAGGGGCAATTACTGGCCAAAGGGGGCTGGGACTTTGAACTGATTGATGAGTTACAGCCACTGCCACAAGATCTGGTCATTGAAAAACCTCGCTATAGCGGTTTCTTTAATACCGCACTGGACAGCATGTTGAGTGTTCGTGGCATCCGTAACCTAATTTTTGTCGGAATTGCCACCAATGTCTGCGTGGAATCAACCCTGCGTGATGGTTTCTTTCTGGAATATTTCGGTGTGGCGCTAGCGGATGCTTGCCATCAGGCCGGTCCAGTCGAAGCCCACGAAGCCAGTCTGTACAACATCAAGACCTTCTTTGGCTGGGTGTCAGATACCGCAAATTTTGTCGAAACCTTTCAAAAAGAAAGTGAATCACTTAAAGAAACTAAATTGGCTGAAAGTGCCTAA
- the rutA gene encoding pyrimidine utilization protein A produces MKIGVFCPIGNNGWLLSENAPQYMPTFELNKQIVQRAEHYGFDFALSMIKLRGFGGKTEFWEHNLETFTLMAGLAAVTSKIQIYATAATLVMPPAIVARMASTIDSISNGRFGLNVVTGWQPPEYTQMGMWPGNEYFGKRYEYLSEYVQILRELWANGKSDFKGEHFQMEDCRVSPRPQADMKIICAGQSDAGLEFSAQYADYNFVFGKGLNTPTAYAEINDRLKEKTDVTGRDVQTYVLFMVIAAETDEEAQVKWQHYNDGADMEAINWLMNQGGKDTTSGADTNIRQMASSVSPVNINMGTLVGSYENVARMLDEIGEIKGTEGVLLTFDDFVQGVEDFGQKIQPLMKCRDHIVIEGEAPVLEKSA; encoded by the coding sequence ATGAAAATAGGTGTCTTCTGTCCAATTGGAAACAACGGCTGGTTACTCTCTGAAAATGCACCACAGTACATGCCGACTTTTGAGTTAAATAAACAAATCGTACAGCGTGCTGAACACTATGGTTTCGATTTCGCACTCTCCATGATCAAGCTGCGTGGCTTTGGTGGCAAGACTGAATTCTGGGAGCATAACCTGGAAACTTTTACCCTGATGGCGGGTCTCGCAGCGGTGACCAGCAAAATTCAAATTTATGCAACGGCAGCCACTTTGGTCATGCCACCGGCAATTGTGGCACGTATGGCGTCTACCATTGATTCTATTTCTAATGGCCGTTTTGGTCTAAATGTGGTGACTGGCTGGCAGCCTCCTGAATATACCCAGATGGGCATGTGGCCAGGCAATGAATATTTTGGCAAGCGCTATGAATATCTGTCTGAATATGTACAAATTTTGCGTGAGCTTTGGGCAAATGGAAAATCCGACTTTAAAGGTGAGCATTTCCAGATGGAAGACTGTCGTGTCAGCCCTCGCCCGCAAGCAGACATGAAAATCATCTGTGCTGGTCAGTCTGATGCCGGTCTGGAGTTTTCTGCGCAATATGCTGACTACAACTTCGTGTTTGGTAAAGGGCTGAATACACCGACCGCTTATGCAGAAATTAATGATCGCCTAAAAGAAAAAACAGATGTGACGGGTCGTGATGTACAGACTTATGTGCTGTTTATGGTCATCGCGGCAGAAACTGATGAAGAAGCTCAAGTGAAATGGCAACACTATAACGATGGCGCAGATATGGAAGCGATTAACTGGTTGATGAATCAGGGCGGGAAAGACACGACTTCCGGTGCAGATACCAATATCCGTCAAATGGCGTCTAGCGTATCTCCAGTGAATATCAATATGGGAACCTTGGTAGGTTCTTATGAAAATGTGGCACGAATGTTGGATGAAATTGGCGAGATCAAGGGCACTGAAGGTGTGTTGCTGACCTTTGATGATTTCGTTCAGGGTGTAGAAGATTTCGGTCAGAAAATCCAGCCATTGATGAAATGCCGTGACCATATTGTGATTGAGGGTGAAGCACCTGTACTGGAGAAAAGCGCATGA